The proteins below come from a single Chryseobacterium sp. MA9 genomic window:
- the fsa gene encoding fructose-6-phosphate aldolase: MKFFIDTANLEQIKEARDLGILDGVTTNPSLMAKEGIQGAEAIKNHYKTICELVDGDISAEVLSTTYEEMIKEGDELAAIHPNIVVKIPMIKDGIKALKYFSDKGIKTNCTLIFSAGQALLAAKAGATYVSPFLGRLDDISTDGLNLIQEIRLIFDNYMFETEILAASIRHSMHIIDCAKIGADVITSPLPPILSLLKHPLTDSGLAQFIADSQKLA, translated from the coding sequence ATGAAATTTTTTATTGACACAGCTAATTTAGAGCAAATCAAGGAAGCGAGAGATCTTGGAATTTTAGATGGTGTAACAACCAACCCTTCATTAATGGCAAAGGAAGGTATCCAGGGGGCTGAAGCAATCAAAAACCATTATAAAACGATCTGTGAACTTGTAGATGGAGATATTTCTGCGGAAGTTCTTTCTACAACGTATGAAGAAATGATTAAAGAAGGAGATGAATTGGCTGCTATTCACCCTAATATCGTTGTAAAGATCCCAATGATCAAAGACGGTATCAAAGCTTTAAAATATTTTTCTGATAAAGGAATCAAAACGAACTGTACATTGATCTTCTCTGCAGGGCAAGCACTTTTGGCAGCAAAAGCAGGAGCTACTTATGTATCTCCATTCTTAGGAAGATTGGATGATATTTCTACTGACGGTCTTAATCTTATCCAGGAAATCAGATTGATTTTTGATAATTATATGTTTGAAACTGAAATTTTAGCAGCTTCTATCCGTCACTCAATGCACATCATCGACTGTGCTAAAATCGGAGCCGATGTGATTACATCTCCACTGCCTCCGATTTTGAGCTTATTGAAGCACCCATTAACAGACAGCGGATTGGCTCAGTTCATTGCAGATTCTCAGAAATTAGCATAA
- a CDS encoding peptidase M61: MRKTVLSLGIFASFLANAQSIKTTIDLVNVKDDKVAVTMEFPKMKSGDVKFHFPKTVPGTYSVDDYGRFIEGIKFYDNKGKELTFTKVNDNTYSLKNAQGLSKISYLVNDSFDDELDTSKHKAVFSPSGTDIEAGKVYMINTHGFIGYIDNMQDVPYQLIVQKPTDFYGTTALVDQDKSDATDTYTLANYAKVTESPLMYTKPDYITFNAGGMDLVLGVYSPTGKYKAADFKDNLEKMVVAQKKFLGDMNTNKKYAIMLYLSGGDGPRVKGFGALEHHESTSVVLPEGMPKDAIDNTITDVVSHEFFHTVNPLKTHSEEIHYFDYADPKMSQHLWMYEGGTEYFANLFQIQEGLINKDQFLQRIGEKIANSKSYDDTMPFTVMSKNVLVEPYKDQYRNVYEKGALLAMCLDIELRKLSNGEMGYRDMIRKLSQRFGENKPFKDDKLIDELVTVTGYPQVKDFYNKYIAGNQPTPYAQYLSMAGVDLKKQESQPLFWFIKDPNQTGFDEKTNAFAFDDHSALSPFAKSIGFKITDQVLALDGKTVDIKKIQDFIGYTRTIKDGQDVTVTILRDNAGKKEKMTLKGKAILDKMTMETPSFKANPTPEELKLQTQWLTGKK, encoded by the coding sequence ATGAGAAAAACAGTACTTAGCCTCGGTATTTTTGCTTCTTTTTTAGCAAATGCTCAGTCTATAAAAACAACCATTGATCTAGTCAATGTAAAAGATGATAAAGTAGCCGTTACCATGGAGTTTCCGAAAATGAAATCCGGGGATGTTAAATTCCATTTCCCTAAAACGGTTCCGGGTACTTATTCTGTAGACGACTATGGAAGATTCATCGAGGGGATCAAATTTTATGATAATAAAGGCAAAGAACTTACTTTCACTAAAGTAAATGACAATACCTATTCATTGAAAAACGCTCAGGGTCTTTCCAAAATCTCTTATCTTGTGAATGACAGTTTTGATGATGAATTAGATACATCAAAGCACAAAGCAGTATTTTCTCCGTCAGGAACTGATATTGAAGCCGGAAAAGTATATATGATCAATACCCACGGATTTATTGGGTATATTGATAATATGCAGGATGTTCCTTATCAGCTTATTGTTCAGAAGCCTACAGATTTCTACGGAACAACAGCACTGGTAGACCAGGACAAATCTGATGCTACAGACACTTATACCCTTGCGAACTATGCTAAGGTGACAGAATCACCACTTATGTATACAAAACCGGATTATATTACCTTCAATGCTGGAGGAATGGATCTTGTACTGGGAGTATATTCTCCAACAGGAAAATACAAAGCTGCAGATTTCAAAGACAATCTGGAAAAAATGGTGGTTGCTCAGAAGAAATTCCTGGGTGATATGAATACCAATAAGAAGTATGCAATCATGCTCTATCTTTCCGGAGGAGATGGACCTAGAGTAAAAGGTTTCGGAGCACTGGAACACCACGAATCTACAAGTGTGGTTCTTCCGGAAGGAATGCCGAAAGATGCCATCGACAATACCATTACAGATGTAGTTTCCCACGAGTTTTTCCACACTGTAAATCCTCTGAAAACACATTCTGAAGAGATTCACTATTTCGATTATGCAGATCCAAAGATGTCTCAGCACTTATGGATGTACGAAGGTGGAACGGAGTATTTTGCCAATCTTTTCCAAATTCAGGAAGGTCTTATCAATAAAGATCAGTTCCTTCAAAGAATTGGTGAGAAAATTGCCAATTCTAAAAGCTATGACGACACAATGCCATTCACGGTAATGAGCAAAAATGTATTGGTAGAGCCTTATAAAGATCAGTACAGAAATGTGTATGAGAAAGGTGCTCTTTTGGCAATGTGCCTTGATATTGAGCTTAGAAAACTTTCCAACGGAGAGATGGGATATCGTGATATGATCAGAAAACTGTCTCAGAGATTTGGGGAAAACAAACCTTTCAAAGATGATAAACTGATTGACGAATTGGTAACAGTAACCGGATATCCTCAGGTGAAAGATTTCTATAACAAATATATTGCAGGAAATCAGCCAACGCCTTACGCTCAATATCTGAGTATGGCGGGTGTAGATCTTAAAAAACAGGAAAGTCAGCCTCTTTTCTGGTTCATCAAAGATCCAAATCAGACAGGTTTTGATGAAAAGACCAATGCTTTTGCTTTTGATGATCATTCTGCTCTATCTCCATTTGCAAAAAGTATCGGATTTAAAATCACAGACCAGGTACTTGCTTTGGATGGGAAAACAGTAGACATCAAAAAGATACAGGATTTTATTGGGTATACCCGAACAATCAAAGACGGACAGGACGTTACGGTAACTATTTTAAGAGATAATGCCGGTAAGAAAGAAAAAATGACTCTGAAAGGAAAGGCTATTCTGGATAAAATGACAATGGAAACACCTTCATTTAAGGCGAATCCAACTCCGGAAGAACTGAAACTACAGACACAGTGGCTTACTGGTAAAAAATAA
- a CDS encoding GLPGLI family protein, whose amino-acid sequence MKKLIIILSLILAVITNAQNQRFIYEYKYILDSTAKDKPEVEIMLLDVAAKGSKFYSKDSFESDSLMASAMEKQLQMGVKELDFSGIKFKGKISYSVEKMYPDYSVNFFTNLAADEYVVQDARKQEWKIFSDKAEIGGFKVQKAIGNFAGRKWTAWFTTDLPIQDGPYKFHGLPGLIVKLEDASHTHSFELKGNKKLPEGYEWKSTKEKERFNALVTVNETKYKKAFKDYLADPMKSEKQMLAQGIEMQEIDESGKLIPADKAQKEKEIKRKNDLKKQNNILELDLLK is encoded by the coding sequence ATGAAAAAATTGATCATTATATTGAGTCTTATATTGGCTGTAATCACTAATGCCCAGAATCAAAGATTTATTTATGAATACAAATATATTCTGGATTCCACAGCTAAAGATAAACCGGAAGTGGAAATTATGCTTTTGGATGTTGCGGCAAAAGGATCAAAATTTTACAGTAAAGATTCTTTTGAATCGGATTCTCTTATGGCTTCCGCTATGGAAAAACAACTGCAGATGGGAGTTAAAGAATTGGATTTTTCAGGGATCAAATTCAAAGGCAAAATAAGCTACAGTGTTGAAAAGATGTATCCGGATTATTCAGTGAATTTTTTCACGAATCTTGCTGCTGACGAATATGTAGTTCAAGATGCCCGAAAACAAGAATGGAAAATATTTTCAGATAAAGCAGAGATAGGTGGATTTAAAGTACAGAAAGCAATAGGTAACTTCGCCGGAAGAAAATGGACAGCCTGGTTTACAACAGATCTCCCCATTCAGGATGGTCCGTATAAATTTCATGGGCTTCCAGGATTAATTGTAAAGCTTGAAGACGCTTCCCATACCCATTCATTTGAATTAAAAGGAAATAAAAAACTCCCGGAAGGCTATGAATGGAAGAGTACCAAAGAAAAAGAACGATTTAATGCTCTCGTTACAGTGAATGAAACAAAATATAAAAAAGCTTTTAAAGACTACCTTGCCGATCCTATGAAAAGTGAAAAACAGATGCTGGCTCAGGGCATTGAAATGCAGGAAATAGATGAGTCAGGGAAATTGATTCCTGCAGATAAAGCACAAAAAGAGAAAGAAATAAAAAGGAAGAATGATCTGAAAAAGCAAAATAATATTCTTGAGCTGGATCTGTTGAAATAA
- a CDS encoding M1 family metallopeptidase: MKKLSYTLLFASGLVFGQFFEKGKVFTKQDTLKGSNTEFRNFWDVKKYDLSVEPDFEQKSIKGNNKISFEIIKDVTNPVFQIDLQQPMKADKVEGNFPIANYKQDGDFIFITTNKKFKKGEKYTINVMYSGKPTIAKRAPWDGGWVFTKDEKGNPWMTAADEGIGASIWLPTKDIWSDEPDNGIIMKIVTPNDLVGVGNGRLTDKKTTGSKTTYTWEVKNPINAYSIIPSIGKYVNFKDTFEGEKGKLDLDYWVLDYNLDKAKKQFQQVKPMLSAFEYWFGPYPFYEDSYKLVESPHLGMEHQSNVAYGNKYQNGYLGRDLSGTGVGLNWDFIIIHESGHEWFANNITAKDQADMWIHESFTNYSETLFTEKYMDKKSGEIYVQGIRKGIDNDVPIIGQYGVRNEGSGDMYPKGANMLHTIRQVINDDEKFRQILRGLNKDFYHQTVTTQQIEHYISSKSGIDFSTVFDQYLRTIKIPTLEYAQNGDTLKFRYTDVVKNLKLPIIINGDQTINPTEEWQTVKLKKSTPVELNLNYYINYYNTK; the protein is encoded by the coding sequence ATGAAAAAGTTATCATATACACTCTTATTTGCATCAGGACTGGTTTTCGGACAGTTCTTTGAGAAAGGTAAGGTTTTCACCAAACAGGATACTTTAAAGGGGTCCAATACTGAATTCAGAAATTTCTGGGATGTCAAAAAATATGACCTTTCCGTAGAGCCGGATTTTGAGCAGAAAAGTATTAAAGGAAATAATAAAATCAGTTTTGAAATCATAAAAGACGTCACCAATCCTGTTTTCCAGATTGATCTTCAGCAGCCTATGAAAGCTGATAAAGTGGAAGGAAATTTTCCCATTGCCAATTATAAGCAGGATGGAGACTTTATTTTTATTACCACCAATAAAAAATTCAAAAAAGGCGAAAAATACACCATCAATGTCATGTATTCCGGAAAGCCTACTATTGCTAAAAGGGCACCTTGGGACGGAGGATGGGTTTTCACTAAAGATGAAAAAGGAAATCCATGGATGACTGCTGCTGACGAAGGAATAGGAGCCTCTATATGGCTTCCTACCAAAGATATCTGGAGTGATGAACCTGATAACGGAATCATTATGAAAATTGTAACTCCCAATGACTTGGTAGGTGTGGGTAACGGCAGACTGACTGATAAAAAAACAACCGGCAGTAAAACCACATATACCTGGGAGGTTAAAAATCCTATCAATGCCTATTCCATTATACCGAGTATAGGAAAATATGTAAATTTCAAAGATACATTTGAGGGCGAAAAAGGAAAACTGGACCTGGACTATTGGGTGCTTGACTATAATTTAGACAAGGCAAAAAAACAATTTCAACAGGTAAAACCTATGCTTTCCGCTTTTGAATACTGGTTTGGGCCATACCCGTTTTATGAAGATTCATACAAACTTGTAGAGTCCCCTCACCTTGGTATGGAACATCAGAGTAATGTAGCCTATGGAAACAAATATCAGAACGGCTATCTTGGCAGAGATCTTTCAGGGACAGGAGTGGGATTAAACTGGGATTTCATTATTATTCATGAAAGCGGCCATGAATGGTTCGCCAACAATATTACAGCAAAAGACCAGGCTGATATGTGGATCCATGAAAGTTTTACCAATTATTCCGAGACTCTTTTTACGGAAAAATATATGGACAAAAAGTCTGGTGAAATCTACGTTCAGGGGATCAGGAAAGGGATAGACAATGACGTTCCCATTATTGGCCAATATGGAGTTAGAAATGAAGGCAGCGGAGATATGTATCCGAAGGGAGCCAACATGCTTCATACGATAAGACAGGTTATTAATGACGATGAAAAATTCAGACAAATCCTGAGGGGTTTAAATAAAGATTTTTATCATCAGACCGTAACCACACAACAGATTGAACATTATATCTCCTCCAAATCGGGTATTGATTTTTCAACTGTTTTTGATCAGTATTTGAGAACAATAAAAATTCCAACCCTTGAGTATGCTCAAAATGGTGATACTTTAAAGTTCCGTTATACAGATGTGGTAAAAAATCTGAAATTACCGATAATTATCAATGGTGATCAAACGATTAATCCTACGGAAGAATGGCAGACTGTAAAGCTTAAAAAAAGTACTCCGGTGGAACTAAACCTCAATTATTATATCAACTATTATAATACTAAATAA
- a CDS encoding GLPGLI family protein produces the protein MKSKVLFFLFLGVLASAQVNRFFYEYKFIPDSNNKEDVKTEMMMLDIDKNGSSYYSRDKFVADSIGKAELEKQLKAGGGNISINRRERSGQVSYKVTKQYPDFKTYLFRSISTDKYKIKEDQKPEWKILPEKQKIGAYQAQKATANFGGREWIAWFTTDLPFQDGPYVFYGLPGLIVKIEDATGSHIMTMIGNKTINTPAAETEMQVPDHVRVLGIGGKELEVTKDQFKKVWRAYVNDPTKNMREMLMKNGDGNTKVSFKVRTGDGKEISDPNQVLREMEKNTKEALKKDNNPIEPDLVN, from the coding sequence ATGAAAAGTAAAGTTCTATTTTTTTTATTTCTGGGAGTGCTTGCCAGTGCACAGGTTAACAGATTTTTTTATGAATATAAGTTTATTCCGGATTCCAATAATAAGGAAGATGTAAAGACAGAAATGATGATGCTTGATATTGATAAAAACGGCTCAAGCTATTACAGTCGTGACAAATTTGTAGCAGACTCCATCGGGAAAGCAGAGCTGGAAAAGCAGCTGAAAGCCGGTGGCGGAAATATCAGTATCAACAGAAGAGAACGATCTGGACAGGTTTCCTATAAAGTAACCAAACAATACCCGGATTTTAAAACTTATCTTTTCAGAAGCATCTCTACAGATAAGTATAAAATAAAAGAAGATCAGAAACCGGAATGGAAAATCCTCCCTGAAAAACAAAAAATAGGAGCATATCAGGCTCAGAAAGCTACTGCCAACTTTGGAGGGAGAGAATGGATAGCCTGGTTTACAACCGATCTTCCTTTTCAGGATGGTCCCTATGTCTTTTACGGACTTCCCGGACTTATCGTAAAAATTGAAGATGCCACAGGCTCTCATATTATGACCATGATAGGTAATAAAACTATTAATACTCCGGCTGCAGAAACCGAAATGCAGGTTCCTGACCATGTAAGGGTGCTTGGAATAGGAGGAAAAGAACTGGAAGTTACAAAAGACCAGTTCAAAAAAGTATGGAGAGCCTATGTCAATGATCCTACCAAAAATATGAGAGAGATGCTGATGAAAAACGGTGATGGCAATACCAAGGTAAGTTTTAAGGTAAGAACAGGAGATGGAAAAGAAATCTCAGACCCTAATCAAGTACTCAGGGAAATGGAAAAGAATACCAAAGAAGCCCTTAAAAAAGATAACAATCCGATTGAACCGGATCTGGTGAATTAA
- the dacB gene encoding D-alanyl-D-alanine carboxypeptidase/D-alanyl-D-alanine-endopeptidase, producing MKKTLAVLTLSVQMVAAQNIAQKLDKVTKDLMDSSGTVSSSLSFYVSDENGNFIYEYQGSKGLSTASTQKIFTAGAALETLGKNYTFTTTSSYSGNISGGTLNGNLFISSNGDPTLGSWRYDAYKPENFKKKLIEALKNSGITKISGDLVIDDSYFDHQTIPGGWPWDDLGNYYGAGVWGVNWKENQFDININGTDFKNFSYPLEGVKWLNDLKAGGSSDQSLIFTAPHSDVALINGMLPAGKTVTVSGSTPNPPLQLAAEVKQWLKESGIEISGKTVTNSQLEIEGKQPLAAPKNNILLTYQSPTLDKIVYWFLRKSINLYGETLIKTLGKEKKGNPSFKSGVSYLKEFWKSKGINPNMINFADGSGLSPQNYVAAKAEVQALLYAKKQSWFEAYYDGFPVQENGMKMKSGTMRDTKSFAGYHTAKDGKKYVFSIIINNYQGSGNAELQKILNVLK from the coding sequence ATGAAAAAAACACTTGCTGTTCTCACACTCTCTGTACAGATGGTTGCTGCGCAGAATATTGCACAGAAATTAGATAAAGTAACCAAGGATCTTATGGATTCTTCAGGAACGGTTTCTTCCAGCTTATCATTTTATGTTTCAGATGAAAATGGCAATTTCATATACGAATATCAGGGAAGTAAGGGGCTTTCTACTGCTTCTACACAGAAAATTTTTACTGCTGGTGCCGCATTGGAAACTTTAGGCAAAAATTATACTTTTACAACCACTTCCAGCTATTCCGGAAATATATCCGGAGGAACGCTGAACGGAAATCTTTTCATCAGTTCCAACGGTGACCCTACCTTGGGAAGCTGGAGATATGATGCCTATAAACCTGAAAATTTTAAAAAGAAGCTGATTGAGGCACTTAAAAATTCAGGAATTACAAAAATATCAGGCGATCTGGTGATTGATGATTCTTATTTTGACCATCAGACGATTCCCGGAGGCTGGCCGTGGGATGACCTTGGAAATTATTACGGAGCCGGTGTTTGGGGTGTCAACTGGAAAGAAAACCAGTTCGACATCAATATTAACGGAACAGATTTTAAAAACTTTTCTTATCCTTTGGAGGGAGTGAAATGGCTGAATGATCTGAAAGCAGGTGGCAGTTCTGATCAGAGTCTTATCTTCACCGCACCTCATTCTGATGTAGCGCTGATTAACGGGATGCTTCCGGCAGGAAAAACGGTTACGGTTTCTGGTTCTACTCCTAATCCGCCCTTACAGCTGGCAGCAGAAGTAAAGCAATGGCTGAAAGAATCGGGAATTGAAATTTCAGGAAAAACGGTGACGAATTCACAGCTTGAAATAGAAGGAAAACAACCTTTGGCAGCTCCGAAAAATAATATTCTTTTGACTTACCAGTCTCCGACTCTGGATAAGATTGTCTATTGGTTTTTAAGAAAAAGTATCAATCTGTATGGAGAAACATTGATTAAAACCTTAGGAAAAGAGAAAAAGGGAAATCCAAGCTTCAAAAGCGGGGTTTCTTATCTGAAAGAATTCTGGAAATCAAAAGGAATTAATCCTAATATGATCAATTTCGCAGACGGAAGCGGACTTTCACCACAAAATTATGTGGCGGCAAAAGCAGAAGTACAGGCTCTTTTATATGCAAAAAAACAATCCTGGTTTGAAGCGTACTATGATGGATTCCCGGTACAGGAGAATGGAATGAAGATGAAAAGCGGAACGATGAGAGATACCAAATCTTTTGCAGGATACCACACTGCCAAAGATGGAAAAAAATATGTATTTTCGATCATCATCAACAACTATCAGGGAAGTGGAAATGCAGAGCTGCAGAAAATCCTGAATGTTTTAAAATAA
- a CDS encoding YdeI/OmpD-associated family protein, protein MKRNSFTATLEIIGINPFVFVPEEILENIFNESGKNKSPIPVKGTVNGQEFEQNLMKYLGEWRLYINLTMLKNSPKRIGEIIDVVLEYDDSDRSISIHPHLEKAIKESPLAAENFENLIPSRRHELVRYINNLKTEASIQRNIEKIIRHLHGETDFFGKMIE, encoded by the coding sequence ATGAAAAGAAACAGTTTCACAGCCACATTGGAAATCATAGGGATTAATCCTTTTGTTTTTGTTCCGGAAGAAATTTTGGAAAATATTTTTAATGAATCAGGGAAAAATAAAAGTCCGATTCCGGTAAAAGGAACAGTGAACGGGCAGGAATTTGAACAAAACCTGATGAAATATCTGGGGGAATGGAGGCTGTATATCAATCTGACGATGTTGAAAAATTCCCCAAAGAGAATTGGAGAAATCATTGATGTTGTATTGGAATATGATGATTCCGACAGAAGTATTTCTATTCATCCCCATTTGGAAAAAGCAATTAAAGAAAGTCCTCTGGCAGCAGAGAATTTCGAAAATTTGATTCCTTCAAGAAGACATGAACTGGTTCGCTATATCAACAATTTAAAAACCGAAGCCAGTATCCAGCGGAATATCGAAAAAATCATCCGGCATTTGCATGGTGAAACAGATTTTTTCGGAAAGATGATTGAGTAG
- a CDS encoding HAMP domain-containing sensor histidine kinase, translated as MKNRPLLSRINNFFVFALLTVVVVALIVSSNFLIKNLREKEAERIKVFATAIRILQDNQQKSSETQELLFAILTENDQIPSILTDENKQPFLFEGSSRNIAKEILANPNELNNLITKMESHYDPFEIEVANGDKQLVFYDNSELLNNLRYYPYFLGLFILAYLLFSFWFLRTIKKTDEGYLWAGLAKETAHQIGTPLSSMIGWIEIMKLDNPDSDGVHEIEKDIERLRTISERFSKIGSIPELNDRNFNETIQENYDYLKTRISRKINFTLNLPTYTVLVPHNKILISWVIENLIKNAVDAMKGEGAITMSVFERNKNILIEVKDNGSGMTKQQSVNAFKPGYSTKKRGWGLGLSLAKRVIHEYHNGDIKIAQTEIGKGTTFKIILRKLV; from the coding sequence ATGAAAAATCGTCCGCTTCTATCAAGAATCAATAATTTTTTCGTTTTTGCATTGCTTACAGTAGTGGTCGTAGCATTAATTGTTTCATCCAATTTTCTTATTAAAAATTTAAGAGAAAAAGAGGCTGAAAGAATAAAAGTATTTGCTACTGCAATAAGAATTCTACAAGATAATCAACAAAAAAGTTCAGAAACTCAGGAGCTTCTCTTTGCAATTCTTACAGAGAATGATCAGATTCCATCAATACTTACAGACGAAAATAAGCAACCATTTTTGTTTGAGGGAAGTTCACGTAATATTGCTAAGGAAATCTTGGCTAATCCTAATGAACTAAATAATCTGATTACTAAAATGGAAAGTCATTATGATCCTTTTGAAATTGAAGTTGCAAATGGAGATAAACAACTTGTTTTCTATGATAACTCAGAACTGCTTAATAATTTAAGATATTATCCTTATTTTTTAGGATTATTTATATTAGCTTATCTACTATTTTCGTTTTGGTTTTTAAGAACAATAAAGAAAACCGATGAAGGTTATCTTTGGGCGGGTCTTGCAAAAGAAACAGCTCATCAGATAGGAACTCCTTTATCGTCTATGATTGGCTGGATAGAAATTATGAAATTGGATAATCCGGATTCGGATGGTGTACATGAGATTGAAAAAGATATTGAAAGACTCAGAACGATCTCAGAGCGATTCTCGAAAATAGGCTCTATTCCTGAGCTGAATGACAGAAACTTCAATGAAACCATTCAGGAGAATTATGATTATTTAAAAACAAGAATTTCCAGAAAAATCAATTTTACACTCAATCTTCCTACGTATACCGTTTTGGTTCCTCACAATAAAATTCTGATAAGCTGGGTAATTGAAAATTTGATAAAAAATGCTGTGGATGCGATGAAAGGTGAAGGAGCGATCACCATGTCTGTTTTTGAAAGAAATAAGAATATTCTCATTGAAGTAAAAGACAATGGTAGCGGAATGACAAAACAACAGTCTGTAAATGCTTTTAAACCGGGTTATTCTACTAAAAAAAGAGGATGGGGGCTAGGACTATCGCTGGCGAAAAGAGTAATTCATGAATATCATAATGGAGATATTAAAATTGCCCAAACCGAAATAGGTAAAGGCACTACTTTTAAAATTATTTTAAGGAAATTAGTTTGA
- the pepE gene encoding dipeptidase PepE has protein sequence MNIILASTSILFGGEYLEYLREELIQLYKGIDEIVFIPFARPGGISHDDYTAKARSFFETIHIKVKGLHEFEDKTEALNLAKGYFTGGGNTFLLVKTLHEEGLMSVLKENVSGGKAYLGCSAGSNIGGQNMKTTNDMPIVYPPSFDCMGLVPFNINPHYLDPNPDLKHNGETRETRIQEFLTQNDIKVVGLREGNWIRRTADSITVEGNELTRIFEKGKEPYEIEAGSTL, from the coding sequence ATGAATATCATATTAGCTTCAACATCCATTCTTTTTGGTGGAGAATATCTGGAATACTTAAGAGAAGAACTAATCCAACTCTATAAAGGAATTGACGAAATTGTGTTTATTCCTTTCGCAAGACCGGGCGGAATTTCCCATGATGATTATACAGCAAAAGCACGTTCTTTCTTTGAAACTATCCATATAAAAGTAAAAGGACTTCATGAGTTTGAAGATAAAACGGAAGCCCTGAACCTTGCAAAAGGATACTTTACCGGTGGTGGAAATACCTTTTTATTGGTTAAAACATTACATGAAGAAGGATTGATGTCTGTCTTAAAAGAAAATGTATCAGGAGGAAAAGCATATCTTGGATGCAGCGCAGGAAGCAATATCGGCGGTCAGAATATGAAAACGACGAATGATATGCCGATCGTATATCCTCCAAGTTTTGACTGTATGGGATTGGTTCCTTTCAATATCAATCCGCACTATCTTGATCCTAATCCGGATTTGAAGCATAATGGAGAAACCAGAGAAACCCGTATTCAGGAGTTTCTTACCCAAAACGACATTAAAGTAGTAGGCCTTAGAGAAGGAAACTGGATCAGAAGAACAGCAGATTCCATTACTGTGGAAGGAAATGAGCTGACAAGGATTTTCGAAAAAGGTAAAGAACCTTACGAAATAGAAGCAGGAAGTACTCTTTAA
- a CDS encoding sugar O-acetyltransferase, with translation MTEKEKCAAGLLYNANYDKDLIQERIACKDLCQEYNGLKNSDAENRYRLLKRIISSIKENICIEPNFWCDYGYNIKIGENFYANHNLVILDCAKVEFGDNVFIGPNCSFYTAGHPLDAKQRNKGLEYAHPITVGDNVWLGGNVVVLPGVSIGNNSVIGAGSVVTKDIPDNVVAVGNPCKVVKEIIEQD, from the coding sequence ATGACAGAAAAGGAAAAATGTGCAGCAGGACTTTTATACAATGCCAATTACGACAAAGATCTGATTCAGGAGCGTATTGCCTGCAAAGATCTGTGTCAGGAATATAATGGGCTGAAAAACTCTGATGCAGAAAACAGATACAGGCTACTCAAGAGAATTATTAGCAGCATAAAAGAAAACATCTGTATAGAACCCAATTTCTGGTGTGATTACGGATATAATATAAAAATTGGAGAGAACTTCTACGCCAATCATAACCTTGTTATTTTAGATTGTGCCAAAGTAGAATTTGGTGATAATGTGTTTATAGGCCCCAATTGCAGTTTCTATACAGCAGGCCATCCGCTTGATGCCAAACAGAGAAATAAAGGCCTTGAATATGCTCACCCGATTACAGTAGGAGACAATGTATGGTTGGGAGGTAATGTGGTAGTACTCCCGGGAGTTTCTATTGGAAATAATTCGGTGATTGGTGCGGGAAGTGTTGTTACAAAAGATATTCCGGATAATGTAGTCGCTGTGGGAAATCCGTGTAAAGTTGTTAAAGAAATTATAGAACAGGATTAA